CGCGCTCGTCGGTGTTCGCAAGAGCCGCGAGTTTACGGAGCAGCAGGAGAAGCTCACGAGCACCCTTGAGGACCAGACGAAACTCTCCTGGACGCGCTACCTGGGCGGGGTGACGACCTATCTGGAAGTCCTAGACAGCGAACGGCAACACTTCGAGGCGCAGCTCGACCTTGCCCGGGCGCAGTTGGACGAGCTCCTCGCCGTGGTCGGGATCTACCGGGCGTTGGGCGGCGGGTGGCAGGAGTAGGGAACCTCGCTCTATGATGGAAGAGAGCGGAGTTTCCGCCTAACGTGATTCCGGCTGGGAGGTGAAGGATGCGGCATAGGGTCACCATTACCTTAGCCTTGCTGGCCAGCGTCATCGCCGCGGGCACCATCGGCTACCGTCTCTTGGAGGTCTGGCCATGGCAAGATGCCCTCTATATGACCATTATTGGCCTGACGAC
The genomic region above belongs to Candidatus Methylomirabilota bacterium and contains:
- a CDS encoding potassium channel family protein; this translates as MRHRVTITLALLASVIAAGTIGYRLLEVWPWQDALYMTIIGLTTVGFGEVHPLSSSGRLFTVGLLVTGIGTVLYGVTTLGEAVVAG